From a single Natronorubrum tibetense GA33 genomic region:
- a CDS encoding fumarylacetoacetate hydrolase family protein, translating into MKLATFEVKTAVGPVERIGAVAETAEDEDTSAGQATLVDLTAAYGAALEAEGEPEPADLARARVPPEMIAFLERGDRAIDDARDALEYAAETDAKRGPGGAIIRYEPGEYDLLAPLPRPNSLRDFMAIEEHVQNSMDGEIDDVWYELPVYYKGNADSVVAPGETIQWPAYSSIMDYELEIAAVIGKRGRDIPADEAEEYIAGYTVFNDFSARDIQGREMKGRLGPAKGKDFANGLGPYFVPADDIDVLEAPMTARIDGEVWSEGTVDEMYHSFADIIEHVSQSETLHPGDVIGSGTVGEGCGLELGKWLEDGSTVELEIEGIGTLEHTVVE; encoded by the coding sequence ATGAAACTCGCTACCTTCGAAGTCAAAACGGCGGTCGGACCCGTCGAACGTATCGGAGCCGTCGCTGAGACGGCCGAGGACGAGGACACATCCGCTGGACAGGCCACCCTCGTCGATCTCACCGCAGCCTACGGCGCGGCCCTCGAGGCCGAGGGCGAACCCGAACCCGCCGACCTCGCCCGCGCCCGCGTCCCGCCGGAGATGATCGCCTTCCTCGAGCGCGGCGATAGAGCGATCGATGACGCGAGAGACGCCCTCGAGTACGCGGCCGAAACCGACGCCAAGCGCGGTCCCGGCGGGGCCATTATTCGGTACGAACCCGGGGAGTACGACCTGCTCGCGCCGCTTCCCCGACCGAACTCGCTGCGCGACTTCATGGCTATCGAAGAGCACGTCCAGAACAGCATGGACGGCGAGATCGACGACGTCTGGTACGAGTTGCCAGTGTACTACAAGGGCAACGCCGACAGCGTCGTCGCGCCCGGCGAGACGATCCAGTGGCCCGCGTATTCGTCGATCATGGACTACGAACTCGAGATCGCGGCCGTGATCGGGAAACGGGGTCGGGACATTCCCGCTGACGAGGCCGAAGAGTACATCGCCGGCTACACCGTCTTCAACGACTTCAGCGCCCGCGACATCCAGGGCCGGGAGATGAAGGGACGACTCGGGCCGGCAAAGGGGAAAGACTTCGCGAACGGACTGGGGCCCTACTTCGTCCCCGCGGACGATATCGACGTCCTCGAGGCACCCATGACCGCCCGGATCGACGGCGAGGTCTGGTCCGAAGGAACGGTCGACGAGATGTACCATTCCTTTGCGGACATCATCGAACACGTTTCTCAGTCCGAGACACTCCATCCCGGCGACGTTATCGGAAGCGGGACCGTCGGCGAGGGCTGTGGGTTGGAACTGGGCAAGTGGCTCGAGGACGGTTCGACCGTGGAACTCGAAATCGAGGGGATCGGCACCCTCGAGCACACGGTCGTCGAGTAA